The nucleotide window CCGCCTCGAGAATGCCGACGCCCAGACCCATCGGCTTTCCCCGAGCGCCTTCGACGTCGTCTACTCGCGCTTCGGCGTCATGTTCTTCACCGACCCGGTGGCGGCGTTCACGAACCTGCGCGCGGCGCTGCGCCCCGGCGGACGGCTGGCTTTCGTCTGCTGGCAGGCGCTGCCCGAGAACCCGTGGCTCTTCGTGCCCCTGCGGGCCGCAGCGCAGCACCTCACGCTCCCGCCGCCGCCCGCGCCGGACGCGCCCGGGCCTTTCGCGTTCGCCGACCCCGAGCGTGTCCGGGGTATCCTCGCGCGCGCGGGCTTTGGCGACATCGTCCTCGAGGAGCTGCACACAACGCTCACACTGGGCGGCGGTGGCACCGTCGACCAGGCTGTCCGCTTCCTGACCGAAGGCGTCGGGCCCGTGAGCGGCGTCCTGCGCGAGGCCGATCCCGCGGTACGGCCGACGGTCGCCGCCGCGGTGCGCGCCGCCATCGCGCCCTTCCACACGCCGCAGGGCGTGCGGATGGGCTCGGCCGCGTGGATCGTCACGGCGCGCAGCAGCACGCCGTAGCGGCTACTTCTTCCCGCACCACGGGTTCGACGGCACCCCCTTGCACGGGTTGCGCATCGCCCGCTGCGGCCGGAGCGCCTTCAGCTGGACCCCGGTCGCGCGCGGGTAGTGGTGGTCCGGGTCCTCCGGGCAGGGCCCGAGCAACTCCGTCGCGCACAGCACCTGGTTCGAGAGGCGGCTCATCAACGGATCATCGCCAGCGTTCGGGACGCCGCACCGCCGGTGCGTCGTCTCGAGACCGTCCGGCGCACTCGACACCTCGTGGCTCGCGTCGCGGTTCCCGTGCCAGCAGTTGCCGGGATCGTGCGGGTAGCTCAGATCGGCGAGGTCGCCGTTGGTGGCGTTGCCGAAGAAGCCGACGTTCTTGAAGCGGTTACGCGTCACCTCCTGGCCGAAGGTGTCGTAGAAGCACCAGCCGGGCGCGATGAAGTCCATGCGGCCGCCGTCGCAGTGGGCGACGGGCGGCGGCGTGTCCGTGTCGAGGTAGGGGACGA belongs to Deltaproteobacteria bacterium and includes:
- a CDS encoding class I SAM-dependent methyltransferase, whose protein sequence is MPAPDSNAEQIRYWNEAAGPKWVAFQKVIDAQISPLGEQVMDRAGIAPGERVIDVGCGCGDTTIALGRRVGPAGRVLGIDVSAPMLERAAETARAAGVANVRLENADAQTHRLSPSAFDVVYSRFGVMFFTDPVAAFTNLRAALRPGGRLAFVCWQALPENPWLFVPLRAAAQHLTLPPPPAPDAPGPFAFADPERVRGILARAGFGDIVLEELHTTLTLGGGGTVDQAVRFLTEGVGPVSGVLREADPAVRPTVAAAVRAAIAPFHTPQGVRMGSAAWIVTARSSTP